A portion of the Oryzias melastigma strain HK-1 linkage group LG1, ASM292280v2, whole genome shotgun sequence genome contains these proteins:
- the LOC112157367 gene encoding lysozyme C-3 — protein sequence MCDLHMRKDVFRGVYRFSFMISFFYISEIQIRDKRCEFSMTHRCRDYKGFRGSSESQLMFGVSMRVLVVFALGVLGFSLAEGRVVTKCELRQRLFQVIATLPQSAQQSGLKADDIVAKIVCHAEQGSNFTTSLVTEVGGGEDNGAQHGAMSSTEPPHARKRRQSNHGQSSGEDDDVWALYGLFQLSSPQFCSSGENASPNICQTSCNNFIDDDITDDISCVLKILTDLLENGFRSEHWKELKKMIKVMFQEKCRAVQAKEYFAACQ from the exons ATGTGCGACCTACATATGAGAAAAGATGTTTTCAGGGGGGTGTATCGTTTTTCCTTTAtgatatcatttttttacatctcaGAAATTCAAATCAGGGACAAAAGATGTGAGTTTTCCATGACTCATCGTTGCAGGGACTATAAAGGCTTTCGGGGATCTTCCGAGTCTCAGTTGATGTTTGGTGTCAGTATGAGGGTTCTTGTGGTTTTTGCGTTGGGGGTGCTGGGCTTTAGTCTGGCTGAAGGTCGAGTTGTGACCAAATGCGAATTGAGGCAACGGCTATTCCAGGTGATCGCCACCCTCCCACAGTCAGCTCAGCAGTCGGGACTGAAAGCAGATGACATTGTTGCCAAGa tcGTGTGCCATGCAGAGCAGGGCTCTAACTTCACCACCAGTTTGGTTACGGAGGTTGGAGGGGGAGAAGACAATGGGGCCCAGCACGGCGCCATGTCAAGCACAGAGCCGCCCCACGCCCGAAAACGACGCCAATCCAACCATGGACAAAGCAGCGGCGAGGACGATGACGTCTGGGCTCTGTACGGCCTTTTCCAGCTCAGCAGTCCTCAGTTCTGCAGCAGCGGCGAGAACGCCTCGCCCAACATCTGCCAGACCAGCTGCAACA ACTTCATTGATGATGACATAACGGACGACATCAGCTGCGTGTTGAAGATCCTCACCGACCTTCT TGAAAATGGCTTCAGGTCAGAGCACtggaaggagctgaagaagat GATCAAGGTCATGTTTCAGGAGAAGTGCAGAGCGGTGCAAGCCAAAGAATACTTCGCTGCATGCCAATAA